One window from the genome of Rickettsiella endosymbiont of Xylota segnis encodes:
- the tuf gene encoding elongation factor Tu, translating into MATGKFVRNKPHLNVGTIGHVDHGKTTLTAAITKCMAEKFGGEAIAFDKIDKAPEEKARGITISTSHVEYESDKRHYAHVDCPGHADYVKNMITGAAQMDGAILVVSAADGPMPQTREHILLARQVGVPNIVVFMNKCDMVDDPELLELVEMEIRELLSKYEFPGDDIPIIRGSAKKALEGDCEGGGVYALVKAMDEYFPEPVRDTDKPFLMPIEDVFTISGRGTVVTGRVERGIVKVGDAVQVVGLRAVQDTAVTGVEMFRKLLDQGEAGDNIGALIRGLKREDVERGQVLAKPGTVEAWVEFEAEIYVLTKEEGGRHTAFMNNYKPQFYFRTTDVTGTIKLPEGSEMVMPGDNVKISVTLMNEYGVAMEQGLRFAIREGGKTVGSGVVSKLIKKGKKA; encoded by the coding sequence ATGGCCACTGGAAAGTTTGTACGAAATAAGCCCCACTTAAACGTGGGAACTATAGGCCACGTTGATCATGGTAAAACAACATTGACGGCAGCGATTACCAAATGTATGGCAGAAAAGTTTGGTGGTGAAGCGATTGCGTTTGACAAAATTGATAAAGCCCCTGAAGAAAAAGCACGTGGGATCACTATTTCGACCTCGCACGTAGAGTATGAAAGTGACAAACGTCACTATGCCCACGTTGACTGTCCTGGTCACGCTGATTATGTTAAAAACATGATCACTGGTGCAGCACAAATGGATGGTGCAATCCTCGTGGTGAGCGCAGCAGACGGTCCTATGCCACAAACACGTGAGCACATCTTATTAGCACGACAAGTAGGCGTGCCTAATATTGTTGTATTTATGAATAAATGTGACATGGTAGATGACCCAGAATTATTAGAATTAGTAGAAATGGAAATTAGAGAATTACTTTCTAAATATGAATTTCCAGGCGATGATATTCCTATTATTCGTGGATCGGCAAAGAAAGCATTAGAAGGCGATTGTGAAGGTGGTGGTGTTTATGCATTGGTTAAAGCGATGGATGAATATTTCCCAGAGCCTGTTCGTGATACTGATAAGCCATTCTTAATGCCTATCGAAGATGTATTTACCATTTCAGGTCGTGGAACAGTTGTAACTGGTCGTGTAGAACGTGGAATTGTAAAAGTTGGTGATGCTGTGCAGGTGGTGGGCTTACGAGCTGTACAAGATACCGCAGTGACCGGCGTGGAAATGTTCCGTAAGTTATTAGATCAAGGTGAAGCGGGCGACAACATTGGTGCGTTAATCAGAGGCTTAAAACGTGAAGACGTAGAGCGCGGACAAGTTTTAGCTAAGCCAGGTACAGTAGAAGCTTGGGTAGAATTTGAAGCGGAAATTTATGTGCTGACTAAGGAAGAAGGTGGTCGTCACACAGCATTCATGAATAACTATAAGCCCCAATTTTATTTCAGAACGACTGATGTAACCGGCACGATTAAACTTCCTGAAGGTTCAGAAATGGTTATGCCAGGTGATAACGTGAAGATTTCGGTAACGCTAATGAATGAGTACGGTGTTGCTATGGAACAAGGTTTACGTTTTGCTATTCGTGAAGGTGGAAAAACTGTAGGGTCTGGTGTTGTTTCTAAACTTATTAAAAAAGGTAAAAAGGCCTAG
- the fusA gene encoding elongation factor G yields the protein MDRQTPIERYRNIGIIAHIDAGKTTTTERILFYTGVSHKLGEVHEGTAIMDWMAQEQERGITITSAATTCFWDGMAHQFPQHRINIIDTPGHVDFTIEVERSLRVLDGACVVFCAVSGVEPQSETVWRQANKYQVPRLAFVNKMDRAGANFLRVVEQIAKRLGGRPIPIHIPIGAEEKFEGVVDLVQMKAIYWDESTQGMRFEYRDIPEALKAECEAWHEKLIETVAEASEEMTERYLNGEKFTIEEVKKAIRLLTLDNKIVPVLCGSAFKNKGVQAMLDAVIEYLPAPNDVAAIKGVLDDANQTVAERPPLDDAPFAALAFKIATDPFVGSLVYFRVYSGVVKSGDGVYNPVKSKKERIGRIVQMHANTREEIKEVRAGDIAAAVGLKYTTTGDTLSDPNNIITLERMEFPEPVISVAVEPKTKADQEKMSIALSKLAQEDPSFRVRVDEESGQTIISGMGELHLEIIVDRMKREFSVEANVGKPQVAYRETIRKAVEQEGKFVRQSGGRGQYGHVWIKLEPLEAGKGYEFENAIVGGAIPREYIPAVDKGIKEQLENGVIAGYPVVDVKVTLFDGTYHDVDSSEMAFKIAGSMAFKEGARKASPVLLEPIMKVEVVTPEEYMGDVMGDLNRRRGILQGMEDLPAGGGKMIRAEVPLSEMFGYATDLRSATQGRATYTMEFGKYNEAPANVADGIIRKKDDSK from the coding sequence GTGGATCGACAAACACCCATAGAACGCTATCGAAATATCGGTATTATTGCCCATATCGATGCGGGGAAGACAACAACAACAGAGCGTATTTTATTTTATACTGGTGTATCACATAAGCTTGGTGAGGTGCACGAGGGCACCGCCATTATGGATTGGATGGCTCAGGAACAAGAGCGCGGTATTACAATCACCTCGGCTGCGACCACCTGTTTTTGGGATGGTATGGCGCATCAATTCCCCCAGCATCGTATCAATATCATTGATACGCCTGGCCACGTTGATTTTACTATTGAGGTTGAACGTTCGCTGCGCGTTCTGGATGGAGCTTGTGTCGTTTTTTGTGCCGTGAGTGGTGTTGAGCCGCAATCTGAAACGGTATGGCGTCAAGCAAATAAATATCAAGTACCGCGTCTAGCTTTTGTAAATAAGATGGATAGAGCGGGCGCTAATTTCTTGCGTGTCGTTGAACAAATAGCCAAGCGTTTAGGTGGACGTCCTATTCCTATCCATATTCCGATAGGCGCAGAAGAAAAATTTGAAGGCGTCGTTGATTTAGTGCAAATGAAGGCTATTTACTGGGATGAAAGTACGCAGGGTATGCGTTTTGAGTATCGAGATATTCCCGAGGCTCTAAAAGCTGAGTGTGAAGCATGGCATGAAAAGCTGATTGAGACGGTCGCTGAAGCCTCTGAAGAAATGACAGAACGGTATCTCAATGGTGAAAAGTTTACTATCGAGGAAGTCAAGAAAGCTATCCGTTTATTGACCTTAGATAACAAGATTGTTCCAGTGCTGTGTGGTTCTGCCTTTAAGAATAAAGGTGTGCAGGCTATGTTGGATGCTGTTATTGAGTATCTACCGGCCCCTAATGATGTTGCAGCGATTAAAGGTGTTCTCGATGATGCAAACCAAACCGTTGCTGAGAGGCCGCCTCTTGATGACGCCCCTTTTGCAGCGCTTGCGTTTAAAATAGCGACTGACCCTTTTGTCGGTTCGTTAGTGTATTTTCGGGTCTATTCAGGCGTAGTAAAAAGTGGCGATGGTGTTTATAACCCAGTTAAAAGCAAAAAAGAGCGTATCGGGCGTATCGTGCAAATGCATGCTAATACGCGTGAAGAAATTAAAGAAGTTAGGGCAGGCGATATTGCTGCAGCGGTCGGGCTGAAATACACCACGACGGGTGATACACTTTCAGATCCAAATAATATTATTACCTTAGAGCGTATGGAGTTTCCTGAGCCGGTTATCTCCGTTGCGGTAGAGCCTAAAACCAAGGCAGATCAAGAGAAAATGTCTATTGCTTTGAGTAAGCTTGCGCAAGAAGATCCTTCTTTTCGTGTCCGAGTAGACGAAGAATCAGGTCAAACCATTATCTCTGGTATGGGTGAGTTGCATTTAGAGATTATTGTAGACCGAATGAAACGAGAATTCAGTGTCGAAGCCAATGTAGGTAAACCACAAGTCGCTTATCGAGAAACAATACGCAAAGCAGTTGAACAAGAAGGAAAATTTGTTCGTCAAAGTGGTGGTCGTGGTCAGTATGGTCATGTATGGATTAAGCTGGAGCCATTAGAAGCGGGTAAAGGTTACGAGTTTGAAAATGCTATTGTTGGTGGGGCTATTCCTAGAGAGTATATCCCAGCTGTTGATAAAGGAATAAAAGAGCAATTAGAAAATGGTGTGATAGCCGGCTATCCGGTTGTTGATGTTAAAGTAACACTTTTTGATGGTACTTATCATGATGTCGATTCCAGTGAAATGGCTTTCAAAATTGCAGGTTCAATGGCTTTTAAAGAAGGGGCACGTAAAGCCTCACCCGTATTGCTAGAGCCGATTATGAAAGTTGAAGTGGTGACACCTGAAGAGTATATGGGTGATGTTATGGGTGATTTGAATCGTCGCCGTGGTATTTTGCAGGGTATGGAAGATTTACCTGCCGGCGGCGGAAAAATGATACGTGCTGAAGTTCCATTATCGGAAATGTTCGGTTATGCCACTGACTTACGTTCAGCGACTCAAGGACGTGCTACCTATACGATGGAGTTTGGTAAATATAACGAAGCTCCCGCTAACGTTGCGGATGGTATTATTCGAAAGAAAGATGATAGTAAATAA
- the rpsG gene encoding 30S ribosomal protein S7 has translation MPRRRVAAKRVILPDPKFKSELLSKFINSVMKNGKKAVAEKIVYGALERLDARLRDKSKKADRDEETGGEGTGKQGFDADALLDIFDQALDNIRPNVEVRARRVGGSTYQIPVEVRPSRRTALAMRWLKVAASQRSEKTMAQRLSAEILDAYDNKGIAVKKREDTHRMAKANQAFAHFRFG, from the coding sequence ATGCCAAGAAGACGTGTTGCTGCTAAGAGGGTTATCCTCCCTGATCCTAAATTTAAAAGTGAGTTATTGAGTAAATTCATTAATTCAGTAATGAAAAATGGGAAAAAAGCTGTTGCGGAAAAAATCGTTTATGGCGCTTTAGAGCGATTGGATGCCCGATTAAGAGATAAGTCTAAAAAAGCAGACAGAGATGAAGAGACGGGCGGAGAAGGAACGGGTAAACAAGGTTTTGATGCAGATGCATTACTCGATATTTTTGACCAGGCGTTAGATAATATCCGGCCGAATGTAGAGGTGAGAGCCCGACGTGTGGGCGGCTCAACCTATCAGATTCCGGTTGAAGTGCGTCCATCACGACGTACTGCCTTAGCGATGCGTTGGCTTAAAGTGGCAGCGAGTCAGCGTAGCGAAAAGACTATGGCACAACGCTTGTCGGCAGAAATTTTAGATGCTTATGACAACAAAGGCATCGCAGTGAAGAAACGAGAAGATACGCACCGTATGGCTAAAGCTAACCAAGCTTTTGCTCATTTCCGGTTCGGCTGA
- the rpsL gene encoding 30S ribosomal protein S12: protein MATINQLVRKPRVQRRTKSMVPALGECPQKRGVCTRVYTVTPKKPNSALRKVARVRLTNGMEVTTYIGGEGHNLQEHSVILMRGGRVKDLPGVRYHVVRGALDTSGVSGRKQGRSKYGTKRPKDK from the coding sequence ATGGCCACAATTAACCAGTTAGTACGAAAACCGCGTGTACAAAGACGCACTAAATCAATGGTGCCTGCGTTGGGTGAATGTCCGCAAAAACGCGGTGTTTGCACCCGTGTCTATACAGTTACACCTAAAAAGCCGAACTCAGCTTTACGTAAAGTAGCGCGGGTGCGTTTAACCAATGGGATGGAAGTAACGACGTATATCGGCGGTGAAGGCCATAATCTCCAGGAGCACTCGGTTATTCTGATGCGTGGCGGACGGGTAAAAGACTTACCCGGTGTTCGATATCACGTGGTGCGTGGCGCTTTAGATACCTCAGGGGTGTCCGGCCGAAAACAAGGGCGTTCTAAATATGGTACTAAAAGGCCTAAAGATAAATAA
- the rpoC gene encoding DNA-directed RNA polymerase subunit beta' — translation MSDLLGILKQEDYLDEFDNIRISLASPEMIRTWSYGEVKKPETINYRTFKPERDGLFCAKIFGPIKDYECLCGKYKRLKHRGVICEKCGVEVALTKVRRERMGHVELASPVAHIWFLKSLPSRIGLLLDMTLRDIERVLYFEAFVVIEPGMTTLERGQLLTDEQYLEAIEEHGDEFDARMGAEAIQQLLITLNLKEEINTLREEIPNTSSETKLKKFSKRLKLLEGFDQSGNKPEWMVLTVLPVLPPDLRPLVPLDGGRFATSDLNDLYRRVINRNNRLKRLLDLNAPDIIVRNEKRMLQESVDALLDNGRRGRAITGSNKRPLKSLADMIKGKQGRFRQNLLGKRVDYSGRSVIVVGPTLKLHQCGLPKKMALELFKPFILSKLQFRGLASTIKAAKKMVENESPEVWDILEDVIREHPVLLNRAPTLHRLGIQAFEPILVEGKAIQLHPLVCTAYNADFDGDQMAVHVPLTIEAQLEARTLMMSTNNILSPANGEPIILPTQDVVLGLYYLTRDKINAKGEGLICSDVNDVRQLYDAGYADLHAKIKARITEVLFDAKGERKESIKLIDTTVGRALLRETLPDGLPFSLINKTLNKKAILSLINECYRRLGLKATVIFADKLMYTGFGYATRAGISVGIEDLIIPESKAAIIAGAETEVKEIESQYASGLVTQGERYNKVVDIWSRTNDQVAKAMMEKLATENVKAADGKIVSQESFNPVYMMADSGARGSPAQMRQLAGMRGLMTKPDGTIIETPITANFREGLDVLQYFISTHGARKGLADTALKTANSGYLTRRLVDVAQDMVVTENDCGATLGIAITPHVEGGEIMVPLRERVLGRVLAEDVSLPGSDDIVVNRGTLLDEDWVNILEERAVDQVNVRSPITCEAKYGICAACYGRDLARGHLVGIGESVGVIAAQSIGEPGTQLTMRTFHIGGAASQVALANHIQVKSKGRIKLHNIKLVKHNDGHYVTVSRSGELTLLDPQGRERERYKLPYGAAIKVSDGTEVVPGQLIAQWDPHTHPVVTEVAGYVKFIDLIDGITMNRQTDELTGLTSIVVMDSKQRGSGGKELRPMVRLTDKEGNDLFLPGTRLPAHYFLPINAILSLEDGAAVGVGDIVARIPQETSKTRDITGGLPRVADLFEARKPKEPAILAEISGIISFGKETKGKRRLVITGNNGEAFEALIPKWRHVTVFEGEHVERGEIVADGPLNPHDILRLLGINALTNYIVSEVQEVYRLQGVKINDKHIEVIVRQMLRKVNILDSGESRYLKGEQLEESRLKEENKKLIAENKLPARFEAVLLGITKASLATDSFISAASFQETTRVLTEAAVTGKRDELKGLKENVIVGRLIPAGTGFAYHAEARRQRAANVLARQQRLSATAAAPQMTASDVEQALSQALSEPKKDDKS, via the coding sequence ATGTCAGATTTATTGGGAATACTGAAACAAGAAGATTATTTAGATGAGTTTGATAATATTCGTATCTCCTTAGCTTCGCCAGAAATGATTCGCACTTGGTCTTATGGTGAAGTCAAAAAACCTGAGACCATTAATTACCGTACTTTCAAACCTGAAAGAGATGGTTTGTTTTGCGCAAAAATCTTTGGCCCGATTAAAGATTATGAATGCTTATGTGGTAAATACAAACGGCTTAAACATCGCGGTGTGATTTGTGAGAAATGTGGTGTCGAAGTGGCATTGACGAAAGTACGACGTGAGCGTATGGGTCATGTCGAACTGGCAAGTCCAGTCGCCCATATTTGGTTTTTAAAGTCCCTACCTTCACGTATCGGTTTATTACTCGATATGACCTTACGCGATATAGAACGCGTTCTATATTTTGAAGCATTTGTGGTTATTGAGCCCGGTATGACGACTTTGGAACGTGGTCAGCTTTTAACCGATGAGCAATACTTAGAAGCTATTGAGGAACATGGTGACGAATTTGATGCGCGTATGGGTGCTGAAGCGATACAGCAATTACTGATTACGTTGAATCTGAAGGAAGAAATTAATACCTTACGTGAAGAGATTCCTAATACCAGTTCAGAAACCAAATTAAAAAAATTCTCTAAACGCTTAAAACTGCTGGAAGGATTTGATCAATCCGGCAATAAACCGGAATGGATGGTTTTAACGGTACTACCGGTACTACCGCCGGATTTACGTCCTTTAGTTCCTTTAGATGGCGGACGCTTTGCGACATCGGATCTGAATGATCTCTATCGTCGTGTGATCAATCGTAATAATCGTCTAAAACGTTTACTCGATCTGAATGCACCCGATATTATTGTGCGTAATGAAAAACGTATGTTGCAAGAATCGGTAGATGCCTTGTTGGATAATGGTCGTCGTGGTCGAGCTATTACCGGCAGTAATAAACGACCCTTGAAATCTTTGGCGGATATGATCAAAGGTAAACAAGGTCGGTTTAGGCAAAATTTATTAGGTAAACGTGTCGATTATTCAGGTCGTTCGGTCATCGTAGTCGGTCCTACCTTAAAGCTGCATCAATGTGGTTTACCGAAAAAAATGGCTTTAGAATTATTTAAGCCTTTCATTTTAAGTAAATTACAATTCCGCGGCTTAGCGTCTACGATTAAGGCCGCTAAGAAAATGGTAGAAAATGAATCGCCTGAAGTTTGGGATATTCTTGAAGATGTGATCCGCGAACATCCGGTTTTATTAAACCGAGCACCCACATTGCATCGTTTAGGTATTCAGGCATTCGAGCCTATTTTAGTCGAAGGCAAGGCTATCCAATTGCATCCTCTGGTTTGTACCGCATACAACGCCGACTTTGACGGTGACCAAATGGCAGTACACGTGCCATTGACCATCGAAGCGCAGTTAGAAGCGCGTACGTTGATGATGTCGACTAATAACATTTTATCTCCTGCGAATGGCGAGCCGATTATCCTTCCGACTCAGGATGTCGTTTTAGGACTTTATTATTTAACACGCGACAAAATCAATGCCAAAGGAGAAGGTTTAATTTGTTCCGATGTTAACGATGTCCGCCAGCTATATGATGCAGGCTATGCCGATTTGCACGCCAAGATTAAAGCTAGAATAACTGAAGTGTTATTCGATGCGAAAGGTGAACGTAAAGAATCAATCAAACTAATCGATACCACAGTTGGTAGAGCGTTATTACGCGAAACGTTACCAGACGGTTTACCCTTTTCTTTAATTAATAAAACGCTGAATAAAAAAGCAATATTAAGTCTTATTAATGAATGTTATCGACGTTTAGGTTTGAAGGCGACGGTTATTTTTGCTGATAAATTGATGTATACCGGTTTTGGTTATGCTACACGTGCGGGTATTTCGGTCGGGATTGAAGATTTGATCATTCCTGAAAGTAAAGCAGCTATTATTGCCGGTGCTGAAACCGAAGTAAAAGAAATTGAATCTCAATACGCTTCAGGTTTAGTGACACAAGGGGAACGTTATAACAAGGTTGTTGATATTTGGTCGCGTACTAATGACCAAGTTGCTAAAGCGATGATGGAAAAATTAGCGACAGAGAATGTAAAAGCCGCGGATGGTAAGATCGTATCACAAGAGTCATTTAATCCTGTGTACATGATGGCAGACTCAGGCGCTCGGGGTTCACCCGCGCAAATGCGTCAGTTAGCCGGTATGCGAGGTTTGATGACTAAACCGGACGGTACCATTATTGAGACACCGATTACGGCTAACTTCCGTGAAGGTTTAGATGTATTACAATACTTTATTTCTACGCACGGTGCGCGTAAAGGTTTGGCAGATACGGCGCTTAAGACGGCTAATTCCGGTTACCTGACACGACGTTTGGTTGACGTAGCGCAGGATATGGTTGTTACTGAAAATGACTGTGGAGCGACCTTAGGTATCGCTATTACTCCCCACGTTGAAGGTGGAGAAATTATGGTGCCATTACGAGAACGTGTTTTAGGTCGTGTGCTCGCAGAAGATGTCAGCTTGCCAGGCAGTGATGATATCGTGGTGAATAGGGGAACTTTATTAGATGAAGATTGGGTTAATATCTTAGAAGAGCGAGCTGTGGATCAAGTGAATGTGCGCTCGCCAATTACTTGTGAAGCTAAATATGGTATCTGTGCTGCTTGTTATGGTCGTGACCTAGCGCGCGGGCATTTAGTAGGTATCGGTGAATCAGTCGGTGTTATCGCTGCTCAATCGATAGGAGAACCGGGTACACAGCTAACCATGCGTACCTTCCATATCGGTGGAGCGGCTTCCCAGGTGGCTTTAGCTAATCATATCCAAGTAAAGTCTAAGGGTCGCATTAAATTGCATAATATAAAACTCGTTAAACACAATGATGGACATTATGTGACTGTCTCACGTTCCGGTGAGTTAACGCTGTTGGATCCGCAAGGTCGCGAAAGAGAGCGTTACAAACTACCTTATGGTGCTGCCATTAAAGTTTCTGATGGCACTGAAGTGGTACCAGGTCAATTAATCGCTCAATGGGATCCACATACACATCCAGTTGTCACTGAAGTTGCCGGTTATGTTAAATTTATTGACTTAATCGATGGTATCACCATGAATCGACAAACCGATGAACTCACCGGTTTAACCAGTATTGTCGTCATGGATTCCAAACAACGTGGCTCAGGAGGTAAGGAATTGCGTCCTATGGTACGACTGACCGATAAAGAAGGGAATGATCTGTTCTTACCGGGTACCCGTTTACCAGCGCATTATTTCTTGCCGATTAATGCTATTTTGAGCTTGGAAGATGGTGCTGCGGTGGGCGTAGGTGACATCGTTGCACGTATTCCACAAGAAACTTCAAAAACGCGCGATATTACCGGTGGTTTACCTCGTGTAGCGGATCTTTTTGAAGCGCGTAAGCCTAAAGAGCCTGCTATCTTGGCGGAAATTTCCGGTATCATTAGTTTTGGTAAAGAAACTAAAGGTAAAAGACGTTTAGTGATTACAGGTAATAACGGTGAAGCGTTTGAAGCGTTAATTCCTAAATGGCGTCATGTGACGGTTTTTGAAGGTGAACACGTAGAACGAGGTGAAATTGTTGCCGATGGACCTTTAAATCCACATGATATCTTACGTTTATTAGGGATTAATGCGCTAACTAATTATATCGTCAGTGAAGTACAAGAAGTTTATCGATTACAAGGTGTGAAGATCAATGATAAACACATTGAAGTTATCGTTCGTCAAATGCTACGTAAAGTAAACATTCTTGATTCTGGTGAAAGCCGCTATTTAAAAGGCGAGCAATTGGAAGAATCACGTCTCAAAGAAGAAAATAAGAAGTTGATTGCTGAAAATAAATTACCTGCACGCTTTGAAGCGGTATTGTTAGGTATTACTAAAGCTTCTTTAGCGACAGACTCTTTTATATCAGCTGCATCATTCCAAGAAACAACGCGCGTATTAACTGAAGCGGCGGTTACTGGAAAACGTGATGAGCTGAAAGGATTGAAGGAAAATGTGATTGTTGGTCGCTTAATTCCTGCAGGGACTGGCTTTGCTTATCATGCTGAAGCTCGTCGTCAGCGCGCTGCTAATGTATTGGCAAGACAACAACGTTTAAGTGCAACAGCAGCAGCACCACAGATGACAGCGAGTGATGTAGAGCAAGCCTTGAGTCAGGCCTTATCTGAGCCTAAGAAAGATGATAAGTCATAA